From Candidatus Stygibacter australis:
CTTTTTCTAAATGTCTAAAACGCATAAACACTCCCTCAAAATTGAGATTACTTAACTAAGACAATATGTAGCAGAATTCAAATTTATAGTCAACTAAAATAAATTTAAAGGGACAATTATCATTCTGATCAGGGATACCATTTGACACATAATCCCTGCTAAAATAATCAGACATAAAATTATTAAGGAGTATAGGAATGGAAAATAAGATTCTTGCAAAAGTGAATGGCAAAGAAATCTCTCTGCTGGATGTGGAAAATTTTATCCAGAGACTCGAACCTCAAACTGCAGCCCAATATAGAAATGAAGAAGGTATTAAACACGTATTGAACGAACTCATCAATCAGGAATTATTCTTAAATGACGCTATTGAACGCAAGCTTGATGAAACTGAATCCTATCAGCAGGAAATGGCAAAAGCACGAGATTTTATCCTCACGCAGCTGAACATCAACAGCGTTATGGCGGCAACTAAGATCAATAATGACGATTTACGCGCTCATTTTAATCAGGATCCCACAAAATTCGGGAAAAAAGAAACCGCTGATACAAGCCATATCCTGGTGGATTCTGAAGAGCTGTGCCTTGAACTGAGAAATAAGATTGTTAGTGAAGAGATCAGTTTTGAAGATGCTGCCAAACAGCATTCAACCTGTCCTTCTAATGAACGCGGTGGAACCCTTGGCAGTTATGAAAGGGGACAAATGGTACCTGAATATGACAACATAGCTTTCACTTTAGCCATAAATGAAATCTCAATACCCGTAAAAACTCAGTTCGGCTATCATCTGATCAAGCTTAACAGCAAAACTGAAAGTGAAAAACCAGTATTTGATAAAGTCAAAGATAAGGTAAAAAAAGACTTAAGCTCTCAGCTGCAGCGGGAAACATATCTCGCCAAGGTTAATGAAATGAGGAAGAAATTCCTGGTTGAGATGTTTTAAGAGCAATATTACTTTTACTCACGCATAAATTTACCGGCTGGTGGAAATCTACCAGCCGGTATTATTTTCAGGTTAATTTACTCTCAATTTTGTCTTTATTCCCTGCTGATTTCCCCTGTATTTTGAAGATGGAAACTGCCTAACAATCAGATATTATATGAGTTAAGTATGATTCCAGTTGTTAATTTTCTCAATCTCATTAACCACCGATTTTAATCGGTGGGCTGAATATAACAAAAACATATTGTGGCTTCAGCCACTTTTATAATTCTATGCTTAGATTATTCATTTGAAAATTTCATAAATATTTATATAAGTTGTTGAAGTCACTAAAGTGACTACACATCTTTTGTATTCAATGCCCACCAACTGAAGTTGGTGGTTAATGAAAATGGCTTAATATAATAATTCAGCGCTGACGCAATTGCAATTAATTTCGAGGGGATGCGTGAATATCAGGAAGGTCTTGGATGGTGGAAACTAAACTGTCTTCTTTCGGGAAATCAGAGAGTATAACAAAAAAAGATTGACCCTTTGCAGGCAAGGGATATA
This genomic window contains:
- a CDS encoding peptidylprolyl isomerase — its product is MENKILAKVNGKEISLLDVENFIQRLEPQTAAQYRNEEGIKHVLNELINQELFLNDAIERKLDETESYQQEMAKARDFILTQLNINSVMAATKINNDDLRAHFNQDPTKFGKKETADTSHILVDSEELCLELRNKIVSEEISFEDAAKQHSTCPSNERGGTLGSYERGQMVPEYDNIAFTLAINEISIPVKTQFGYHLIKLNSKTESEKPVFDKVKDKVKKDLSSQLQRETYLAKVNEMRKKFLVEMF